One window of the Primulina eburnea isolate SZY01 chromosome 18, ASM2296580v1, whole genome shotgun sequence genome contains the following:
- the LOC140819216 gene encoding uncharacterized protein, with translation MAHTRKTNQNTSRVQGVDANHSRQEDAPPDLITMTSEELDKRITEAVEKAMARREASHHDIPLEEEPEKEQEQQQELREEKKRGEVEESSAGSKSPTMVEEMLELKQKMKVLEGQLENRGTSRASVKGRPFAEVIIREPLPGNFKSAKIGTYDGNEDPEEHLARFENMAMLHCYTDRIKCKVFLTTLVDSAQRWFDGLAPLSIKSFDDFQKIFLHHFSSSKKYKKTAFSLFEVRQGLEESLRMYIKRFNKVALDVPTCAAETKTTAFTQGLKESEFFKSLTKKVPEDFEDLLSRAEKYINMEEAQRQKREVIRKERGDRASKPEERGPRRGNPGHFSQHVPLKIIREREVQECSRDLVPDHPLSQPERIGFCTRHGVCQHSTENCKALKRNYVPPTSQGYNQSVKRSRGSLRTPRPPVPDTRINTRSSPRNDVGRRREPEPEKKRSSSPAAGLIKIISGGSTDGDSNRARKSRSRQECMEVEGSRRNEAVVNFGPEDLKGINLPHNDALVIQARVANYDILRVFVDSGSSVNVIFKDALVQMDLQGFKLEIVETALFGFAGHAVYPEGEIVLPLTLGSRDVKKTVMTTFTVVDSPSSYNIILGRPTMNELRAVASTYHQQIKFPVGSQVGEVRGDQPSSRKCYVEGIRADQGKSRKEGKKAKTEEVRGRMVEEGEVHFVAEEEQEAVEI, from the coding sequence ATGGCTCACACGAGGAAAACTAACCAGAATACCTCCCGGGTTCAGGGAGTTGACGCAAATCACTCAAGACAAGAGGATGCTCCTCCTGATCTTATTACCATGACTTCAGAGGAGTTGGATAAGCGTATTACTGAAGCCGTGGAGAAAGCTATGGCTAGGCGAGAAGCTTCCCACCATGATATACCACTCGAGGAGGAACCGGAGAAAGAGCAAGAGCAGCAGCAGGAGTTGAGGGAGGAGAAGAAGAGGGGAGAAGTTGAGGAATCCTCTGCTGGATCTAAGTCACCAACGATGGTCGAGGAGATGTTGGAGTTAAAGCAGAAAATGAAAGTCTTGGAAGGACAGCTGGAAAATCGTGGAACTTCTCGAGCGTCTGTCAAAGGACGCCCGTTTGCTGAGGTAATTATTCGGGAACCTCTTCCCGGGAACTTTAAGTCTGCCAAAATAGGAACGTATGATGGAAACGAAGATCCAGAGGAACATTTGGCCAGATTCGAGAATATGGCTATGTTGCATTGCTACACCGATAGGATCAAGTGTAAAGTGTTTTTGACTACGCTGGTAGATTCGGCTCAGAGATGGTTTGATGGGTTGGCTCCATTGAGTATTAAATCGTTTGATGATTTTCAGAAAATCTTCTTGCATCATTTCAGTAGCAGCAAAAAGTATAAGAAAACTGCTTTCAGTTTGTTCGAAGTAAGGCAAGGCCTGGAGGAGAGTTTGAGGATGTATATTAAGAGGTTTAATAAAGTGGCTTTGGATGTGCCTACTTGTGCTGCGGAGACAAAAACCACTGCCTTCACTCAAGGTTTGAAAGAGAGTGAGTTTTTCAAATCGTTAACAAAGAAAGTGCCTGAGGACTTTGAAGATTTGCTATCTCGGGCAGAGAAATACATTAATATGGAGGAAGCCCAGAGACAAAAGAGGGAAGTCATCAGAAAGGAGAGAGGGGACCGGGCATCTAAGCCCGAGGAGAGAGGACCAAGGCGGGGTAATCCAGGGCACTTCTCCCAACACGTGCCTCTGAAAATTATCCGGGAGAGAGAGGTACAGGAATGCAGTAGGGATCTAGTTCCCGATCACCCGCTGTCTCAGCCCGAGAGAATTGGATTTTGTACTAGGCACGGGGTATGTCAGCACAGTACTGAGAATTGTAAGGCTTTAAAGCGAAATTATGTTCCACCCACCAGTCAGGGATATAATCAATCGGTCAAGAGGTCGAGAGGTTCACTCCGGACACCTCGGCCACCAGTGCCTGACACCCGGATAAACACAAGGAGTAGCCCGAGGAACGATGTGGGTAGGAGGAGGGAGCCGGAGCCCGAGAAGAAGAGATCTTCATCCCCTGCGGCGGGATTGATCAAAATTATTTCGGGAGGATCTACTGATGGAGATTCAAATCGAGCCAGGAAGTCGAGAAGTAGGCAGGAGTGTATGGAGGTGGAAGGATCTAGGAGAAACGAGGCCGTGGTCAATTTTGGTCCGGAAGATCTAAAGGGAATAAACCTGCCACACAACGATGCTCTGGTCATCCAAGCCCGGGTGGCCAACTACGACATTTTGAGAGTCTTTGTGGATTCAGGCAGTTCAGTCAATGTGATTTTTAAAGATGCCTTAGTGCAGATGGATTTGCAAGGGTTTAAGTTGGAGATTGTGGAGACTGCCCTGTTTGGTTTTGCCGGACATGCGGTTTATCCGGAGGGAGAAATTGTTCTGCCACTCACTCTAGGCTCCCGGGATGTCAAGAAAACAGTCATGACCACCTTCACAGTGGTGGATTCCCCTTCATCTTACAATATCATTCTGGGGAGGCCGACCATGAATGAGTTGAGGGCAGTAGCATCTACTTACCATCAACAGATCAAATTTCCAGTGGGAAGTCAAGTAGGAGAGGTCCGTGGAGATCAGCCTTCTTCCCGGAAATGTTATGTGGAGGGTATCCGGGCAGATCAAGGCAAGTCTAGAAAGGAGGGAAAGAAAGCCAAGACGGAGGAAGTCAGGGGGAGAATGGTGGAAGAGGGGGAAGTACACTTTGTGGCAGAAGAGGAACAGGAGGCTGTGGAGATATGA
- the LOC140819471 gene encoding AP-1 complex subunit mu-2 gives MAGAASALFLLDIKGRVLVWRDYRGDVSAVQAERFFAKLIEKEGDPESQDPVVHDNGVTYMFVQHSNVYLMIASRQNCNAASLLLFLHRVVDVFKHYFEVLEEESLRDNFVVVYELLDEIMDFGYPQYTEAKILSEFIKTDAYRMEVSQRPPMAVTNAVSWRSEGIRYKKNEVFLDVVESVNILVNSNGQIIRSDVVGALKMRTYLSGMPECKLGLNDRVLLEAQGRATKGKAIDLDDIKFHQCVRLARFENDRTISFIPPDGSFDLMTYRLSTQVKPLIWVEAQVERHSRSRIEIMVKARSQYKERSTATNVEIELPVPTDATNPNVRTSMGSAAYAPENDALVWKIKSFPGGKEYMLRAEFRLPSITSEESVPERKAPIRVKFEIPYFTVSGIQVRYLKIIEKSGYQALPWVRYITMAGEYELRLI, from the exons GGTGATCCAGAATCTCAAGATCCAGTTGTGCATGATAATGGTGTTACATACATGTTTGTACAGCACAGCAATGTTTATCTCATGATTGCATCGCGACAAAACTGCAATGCTGCTAGCCTTCTTCTATTCCTACACCGTGTAGTTGAT GTCTTCAAACATTACTTTGAAGTTTTAGAAGAGGAATCACTGAGAGATAATTTTGTTGTGGTG taTGAGTTACTTGACGAAATTATGGACTTTGGCTACCCACAATACACTGAAGCAAAGATTCTTAGCGAGTTCATAAAAACTGATGCTTATAGAATGGAAGTATCTCAGAGGCCTCCAATGGCTGTTACAAATGCAGTGTCGTGGCGCAGTGAAGGAATTCGTTACAAAAAGAATGAA GTGTTTCTTGATGTTGTTGAAAGTGTTAATATACTAGTCAATAGTAATGGACAAATAATTAGATCAGACGTTGTTGGGGCACTAAAGATGCGAACATACTTGAG TGGGATGCCTGAATGTAAGCTTGGGCTAAATGATAGAGTTTTGCTGGAGGCACAAGGGCGAGCTACTAAGGGAAAAGCCATTGATCTGGATGATATCAAGTTTCATCA GTGTGTGCGGTTGGCCCGTTTTGAAAATGATCGAACAATATCTTTCATTCCCCCTGATGGATCTTTTGATCTCATGACTTACAGGCTTAGCACTCAG GTAAAGCCTCTGATATGGGTAGAAGCTCAGGTTGAAAGACATTCTAGAAGTCGCATAGAAATTATGGTAAAAGCCAGGAGCCAGTACAAGGAGCGTAG CACTGCAACTAATGTCGAAATTGAGTTGCCCGTGCCTACTGATGCTACTAATCCAAATGTCCGTACATCAATGGGATCTGCTGCTTATGCCCCAGAAAATGATGCTCTAGTTTGGAAAATTAAATCTTTCCCGGGTGGTAAG GAATACATGTTAAGAGCAGAATTTAGGCTTCCTAGCATAACATCTGAGGAGTCAGTGCCCGAGAGAAAAGCTCCTATAAGAGTGAAGTTTGAAATACCATATTTCACTGTTTCAGGAATACAG GTTCGATACTtgaaaatcattgagaaaagcGGCTATCAGGCCCTTCCATGGGTGCGATACATTACAATGGCCGGTGAATATGAGCTGAGACTTATTTGA